A window of the Chloroflexota bacterium genome harbors these coding sequences:
- a CDS encoding Lrp/AsnC ligand binding domain-containing protein, whose amino-acid sequence MVTAIVLINCGREHINDVSQTLLGFKGVTEVFSVAGQYDLVAILRVQSNEQIADLVTEKVRSVNGIQRTETLMAFKVFSNFDLQNLFAIGEI is encoded by the coding sequence ATGGTTACGGCGATTGTCCTGATTAACTGCGGGCGCGAGCACATCAACGACGTGTCGCAGACGCTGCTTGGCTTCAAGGGCGTGACCGAGGTCTTCTCCGTGGCGGGGCAGTACGATCTGGTCGCGATCCTGCGCGTGCAGTCCAACGAGCAGATCGCCGATCTGGTCACCGAGAAGGTCCGCAGCGTGAACGGCATCCAGCGCACCGAGACGCTGATGGCGTTCAAGGTCTTCTCGAACTTCGATCTGCAGAACCTCTTCGCGATCGGCGAGATCTAA
- a CDS encoding metal ABC transporter permease — MDLYVLWQALIEPLQFAFIQRGIVEVVLMGAVCGAMGAFVIARGWGFIGDAIAHAVFPGVVIAYLGHFSFFLGALAFGALTAIGVGAISRSDRLKEDTAIGILFAGMFALGVVLISSARSYTADLGAILFGNVLGVSDADLLAALLLAALASAVLFFMHKELVLVAFDRTMAAAVGLPVVWLDLLLLLLLTLTIVVSLQAVGNILVVAMLITPAATARLYVERFHTLMLLGALIGALCGAGGLYLSYHLSLASGGTIVLLTTAVFLASFIFSPKYGWIVGYRQRQRLARTDSEHFRHADFHPEERGPQAHD; from the coding sequence ATGGACTTATACGTACTCTGGCAGGCGCTAATCGAGCCGCTGCAATTCGCCTTCATCCAGCGCGGCATCGTGGAGGTTGTGCTGATGGGCGCGGTGTGCGGCGCGATGGGCGCGTTTGTCATCGCGCGCGGCTGGGGCTTCATCGGCGACGCCATCGCGCACGCCGTCTTCCCGGGCGTAGTCATCGCCTATCTCGGCCACTTCAGCTTCTTCCTCGGCGCGCTGGCGTTCGGCGCGCTGACCGCCATCGGCGTCGGCGCCATCAGCCGCAGCGACCGGCTGAAGGAAGATACCGCGATCGGCATTCTCTTCGCCGGCATGTTTGCGCTCGGCGTCGTGCTGATCAGTTCAGCGCGCTCGTACACGGCAGACCTGGGCGCGATCCTGTTCGGCAACGTGCTCGGCGTCAGCGACGCCGACCTGCTGGCGGCACTGCTGCTCGCGGCGCTCGCTTCCGCAGTCCTCTTCTTCATGCACAAGGAACTGGTGCTCGTCGCGTTCGACCGCACGATGGCCGCCGCGGTCGGCCTGCCGGTCGTCTGGCTCGACCTGCTGCTGTTGCTGCTGCTGACGCTGACAATCGTCGTCTCGCTGCAGGCGGTCGGCAACATCCTCGTCGTGGCGATGTTGATCACGCCGGCGGCCACGGCGCGCCTGTATGTCGAGCGCTTTCACACGCTGATGCTGCTCGGCGCGCTAATCGGCGCGCTGTGCGGCGCAGGCGGGCTGTACCTCTCCTACCACCTGAGCCTGGCCTCCGGCGGCACGATCGTCCTGCTGACTACCGCCGTCTTCCTGGCCAGCTTCATCTTCTCGCCCAAGTACGGCTGGATCGTCGGCTACCGGCAGCGCCAGCGACTGGCGCGCACCGACAGTGAGCACTTCCGCCACGCAGATTTCCACCCGGAAGAGCGCGGCCCGCAGGCGCATGACTGA
- a CDS encoding M23 family metallopeptidase gives MRTRLLAMLLALLLAGTASAFLDEATPPAWAAGEPPFGLPFADPPGPSTWLVGQAYGNTTGAYSARRSQYSRGQGVHFGVDLSAPCGTVVVAIGDGIVAGADGPWGSLPHNLMIDHANGYSSMYGHLLEMPKLQRGQPVRKGQPVALTGDPDETCYSRPHLHLEIRSANYIHWYNPMVFINADWDSLALTGSFSRGFEKDLDNPRQWQTLLDQPEVDFNQPFLNEYARPWPPSPGTR, from the coding sequence ATGCGCACCCGTTTGCTTGCGATGCTACTCGCGCTGCTGCTGGCCGGCACGGCCAGCGCCTTCCTCGACGAGGCCACGCCGCCCGCATGGGCGGCCGGCGAGCCGCCGTTCGGCCTGCCGTTTGCCGATCCGCCCGGCCCCTCGACGTGGCTGGTCGGTCAGGCGTACGGCAACACCACCGGCGCATACTCTGCGCGGCGCTCGCAGTACAGCCGCGGGCAGGGCGTTCACTTCGGCGTCGACTTGAGCGCGCCGTGCGGCACCGTCGTCGTCGCCATCGGCGACGGCATCGTGGCTGGCGCGGACGGGCCGTGGGGCTCGTTGCCGCACAATCTGATGATCGATCACGCCAACGGCTACTCGTCCATGTACGGCCATCTGCTTGAGATGCCGAAGTTGCAGCGCGGGCAGCCCGTCAGGAAAGGCCAGCCGGTCGCGCTGACCGGCGATCCGGACGAGACCTGCTACTCGCGGCCGCACCTGCATCTGGAGATCCGCAGTGCAAACTACATCCACTGGTACAATCCGATGGTGTTCATCAACGCGGACTGGGACTCGCTGGCGCTGACCGGTTCATTCAGTCGCGGGTTTGAGAAAGACCTCGACAATCCGCGCCAGTGGCAGACGCTGCTCGACCAGCCCGAAGTCGATTTCAACCAGCCGTTCCTCAATGAATACGCCCGCCCGTGGCCGCCTTCGCCGGGCACCCGCTAA
- a CDS encoding class I SAM-dependent methyltransferase yields MNWFELYYLIGKTPWDTNITPPEIVALIESGRVPPGRALDLGCGTGTNVLYLQRHGFEATGVDFSRMAIDRAKRKAKEARQPVPFYVADVLDSAHFPAPGPFDFVMDVGVMHIFDEAGRTKYAATLSRVTRPGSVHYVYGMKPGVAHRHTRWRGERGPVGMNADDVRRALAPHGFVLLEATDAGITPEGVSRTGWYLSRRER; encoded by the coding sequence ATGAACTGGTTCGAGCTGTACTACCTGATTGGCAAGACGCCGTGGGACACGAACATCACGCCGCCAGAGATCGTGGCATTGATCGAGAGCGGGCGCGTGCCGCCGGGGCGCGCGCTCGATCTGGGCTGCGGCACCGGCACCAACGTGCTCTACCTGCAGCGGCACGGCTTCGAGGCGACCGGCGTCGACTTTTCGCGCATGGCGATCGACCGCGCAAAGCGCAAGGCAAAGGAGGCCCGCCAGCCGGTTCCGTTTTACGTTGCCGACGTGCTGGATAGCGCGCACTTTCCGGCGCCGGGCCCTTTTGACTTTGTGATGGATGTCGGCGTGATGCACATCTTCGATGAGGCGGGGCGCACGAAATATGCGGCGACGCTATCCAGGGTGACGCGCCCGGGCAGCGTCCACTATGTGTACGGCATGAAGCCGGGTGTGGCGCACCGCCATACACGCTGGCGCGGGGAACGCGGGCCGGTCGGCATGAACGCCGACGATGTGCGTCGCGCGCTGGCGCCGCACGGCTTCGTCCTGCTGGAAGCGACCGATGCCGGCATCACGCCGGAGGGCGTGTCACGGACGGGGTGGTATCTGTCGAGGAGGGAGCGGTAG
- a CDS encoding transglycosylase SLT domain-containing protein produces the protein MRIAGTVILALILAVTVWAAAAHAAPDPDELLLAAEGHRSAGNYPAALDGYRQAYDAASADGTGATRNVARTALYRMAQTYALDGRAPQALDTWTRFMQAYPDDARFPLAQLQLANSLRDTKNLPGAYLAYQAYRASASPDDSLLGYITLGLAQGYYDGGQYMLAAGEYSAALKRADWLPSVRVLATQRLGDALGRTGNFTDAISAYDMALLLAQTPATRSQLDVAAARALKELGRTDEAISRLKRVLSDTPSGDAAPQAVELLQTLAPKELSFFQAGLAYYYRRQYDAAVQWFHRALDEQGDPELAHYYAARSYELSNQQDRAIREWNNYISTHPAGSKLVEGMFERADDYWRIGQDATAIRLYQQLAADYPASTYAEDGLFAVGRIYEVAGKNAEAAKAYEALVTRYPSGARAAEALTAAGYMRYRANDLAGARATLERLAAYPDGAQKARGLFWLGKVLQKLGQPAEASARWMDAYRAMPADYYGLRAVDLAQSATPAGTERRSFALPAVFPGERLDMERWLRGWVDLSLDAPIRDRNRLSSMRVELSSDRRMVRGRLLLETGFRNEGRAELRDLADAYRDDAVAQYQLAIAFRELGLNDMSIRAGNRLLTLSNAPTTAQAPAFLQRLIYPAPFDPLVVQEAQKNGVDPLLMYGLMWQESQFDPYATSTAGARGLGQVMPGTGGDIARWLKRGDFKIDDLYKPYVSIEFGANYYARTLEFLDGDFMMALAGYNGGPGNAAKWKQADPDLAVEGITLSESRTYVKRVYQAYWFYRKLYGQPAGN, from the coding sequence ATGCGTATTGCAGGCACAGTCATTCTAGCGCTGATTTTGGCCGTTACCGTCTGGGCCGCCGCCGCGCACGCTGCGCCGGACCCCGACGAATTGCTGCTGGCCGCCGAGGGACATCGCAGCGCGGGAAACTACCCGGCCGCGCTCGACGGCTACCGGCAGGCGTATGACGCCGCGTCGGCCGACGGCACGGGCGCGACGCGCAACGTCGCGCGCACGGCGCTCTACCGCATGGCGCAGACGTACGCGCTCGACGGACGCGCGCCGCAGGCGCTCGACACCTGGACGCGCTTCATGCAGGCCTACCCGGACGACGCGCGCTTCCCGCTCGCCCAGTTGCAACTGGCGAACAGCCTGCGCGACACGAAGAACCTGCCGGGGGCGTACCTGGCCTACCAGGCGTACCGCGCGTCCGCTTCCCCGGACGATTCACTGCTCGGCTATATCACGCTCGGGCTGGCGCAGGGCTATTACGACGGCGGGCAGTACATGCTGGCGGCGGGCGAATATTCCGCCGCGCTCAAGCGCGCCGACTGGCTGCCGTCCGTGCGCGTGCTGGCCACCCAGCGGCTGGGCGACGCGCTCGGGCGGACCGGCAACTTCACCGACGCCATCAGCGCGTACGACATGGCGCTGCTGCTGGCACAGACGCCCGCCACCCGCTCGCAACTCGACGTCGCGGCAGCGCGCGCGTTGAAGGAACTGGGGCGCACCGACGAGGCGATCAGCCGGCTCAAGCGGGTGCTGAGCGATACGCCGTCCGGCGATGCCGCACCACAGGCGGTCGAGCTCCTGCAGACACTGGCGCCCAAAGAACTGAGCTTTTTCCAGGCCGGATTGGCCTACTACTACCGCCGGCAGTATGACGCGGCGGTACAGTGGTTCCACCGTGCCCTCGACGAGCAGGGCGACCCCGAACTCGCTCACTATTACGCCGCGCGCTCCTACGAGTTGAGCAACCAGCAGGACCGCGCGATCCGCGAGTGGAACAACTACATCAGCACGCACCCGGCCGGCAGCAAGCTCGTGGAGGGCATGTTCGAGCGCGCCGACGACTACTGGCGGATCGGTCAGGATGCCACGGCGATCCGGCTCTATCAACAGTTGGCGGCGGACTATCCCGCGAGCACCTACGCCGAGGACGGCCTGTTTGCGGTCGGCCGCATCTACGAGGTCGCCGGCAAGAACGCCGAGGCCGCGAAGGCGTATGAGGCGCTAGTCACGCGCTACCCGTCCGGCGCGCGTGCCGCCGAGGCGTTGACCGCCGCCGGATATATGCGCTACCGCGCGAACGATCTGGCCGGTGCGCGCGCAACGCTGGAGCGGCTGGCCGCTTACCCCGATGGCGCGCAGAAGGCGCGCGGCCTGTTCTGGCTCGGCAAGGTGCTGCAGAAGCTCGGCCAGCCGGCCGAGGCCAGCGCGCGCTGGATGGACGCCTATCGCGCCATGCCGGCCGACTACTACGGCCTGCGGGCGGTCGATCTGGCGCAGAGCGCCACACCGGCGGGCACCGAGCGCCGGAGTTTCGCGCTGCCCGCCGTGTTTCCCGGCGAGCGCCTAGACATGGAGCGGTGGCTGCGCGGCTGGGTCGATTTGTCGCTCGATGCGCCGATCCGCGACCGCAATCGCCTGTCGAGCATGCGCGTCGAGCTGTCCAGCGACCGGCGCATGGTACGCGGGCGGCTGCTGCTGGAAACCGGCTTCCGCAATGAGGGCCGCGCCGAATTGCGCGACCTGGCCGACGCGTATCGCGACGACGCCGTAGCGCAGTACCAGTTGGCGATCGCCTTCCGCGAGCTTGGGCTGAACGACATGTCGATCCGCGCCGGCAACCGGCTGCTCACCTTGTCGAACGCGCCGACCACCGCGCAGGCCCCAGCCTTCCTCCAACGGCTCATCTACCCCGCGCCGTTCGACCCGCTGGTGGTGCAGGAGGCGCAGAAGAACGGCGTGGACCCGCTGCTCATGTACGGGCTGATGTGGCAGGAGAGCCAGTTCGATCCGTACGCCACATCGACCGCCGGCGCGCGCGGCCTCGGACAGGTCATGCCCGGCACCGGCGGCGATATCGCGCGCTGGCTCAAACGCGGCGATTTCAAGATCGACGATCTCTACAAGCCGTACGTCAGCATCGAGTTCGGCGCCAACTACTACGCGCGCACACTCGAGTTCCTCGACGGCGATTTCATGATGGCGCTGGCAGGCTACAACGGCGGCCCCGGCAATGCGGCCAAATGGAAGCAGGCCGACCCTGATCTTGCCGTGGAAGGCATCACCCTGAGCGAGAGCCGCACCTACGTCAAACGCGTCTACCAGGCCTACTGGTTCTACCGCAAACTGTACGGCCAGCCGGCCGGCAACTGA
- a CDS encoding PD40 domain-containing protein, whose translation MNSNRTSREALIIAVIALAAALAACNPAAAGVPPTTAPTVVDTTVPKATVPPTATPTTTPPPTPPPMPTLTPSPTPAPRLKQLTSGGCCTQPSWSPDSKQVVFIDKPDDDAPSGYYSVDVSAPAAPKLMTERVAFYTADMKYVTTVDPVYATIERLSDGQKFRIKTGGRNVQLSSDRTRVVWTETPQSGPNETRVAQIMGANIDGSEARPILWLLRGGVSGWLDDDRLLLTARPDPKSQDVALFVYSLSTGARTELARSERLRATQTSPGSNWIVYTINFDSNAQNNGIWLVSTDGKVRRKLPFFGSFQWRDRDRLLYVPLEMGKPSHVFYEYDARTDASRALTDPTTTPFKIANGDWAVSPDGTKVVFLNAKDSNLWLWDLAP comes from the coding sequence GTGAACAGTAACCGAACATCCCGCGAGGCGCTGATCATCGCGGTCATCGCGCTCGCTGCCGCGTTGGCGGCCTGTAATCCGGCCGCGGCCGGCGTACCGCCGACCACCGCGCCGACCGTTGTTGACACAACCGTCCCGAAAGCGACGGTGCCGCCGACCGCCACGCCGACGACGACCCCGCCGCCCACGCCGCCGCCGATGCCGACGCTCACGCCGAGCCCGACGCCGGCGCCGCGCCTGAAGCAACTGACGAGCGGCGGCTGTTGCACCCAGCCGTCGTGGTCGCCGGACTCGAAGCAGGTGGTCTTCATCGACAAGCCGGACGACGACGCCCCGTCCGGTTACTATAGCGTGGATGTGAGCGCGCCCGCGGCGCCTAAGCTGATGACCGAGCGCGTGGCGTTCTACACGGCCGATATGAAGTACGTGACGACCGTCGATCCGGTGTACGCCACGATCGAGCGGCTGTCGGACGGTCAGAAGTTCCGCATCAAGACCGGCGGCCGCAATGTGCAGCTGTCGTCGGATCGCACGCGCGTCGTCTGGACTGAGACGCCGCAGAGCGGTCCGAACGAGACGCGCGTGGCGCAGATCATGGGCGCGAACATCGATGGCAGCGAGGCTCGCCCGATCTTGTGGCTGCTGCGCGGCGGCGTCTCCGGCTGGCTGGACGACGACCGCCTGCTGCTGACGGCGCGCCCCGACCCGAAGTCGCAAGATGTAGCGCTGTTCGTCTATTCGCTGTCAACCGGCGCGCGCACCGAACTGGCGCGTTCGGAGCGCCTGCGCGCCACGCAGACATCGCCGGGCAGCAATTGGATCGTCTACACGATCAACTTTGACAGCAACGCGCAGAACAACGGCATCTGGCTGGTCAGCACCGACGGCAAGGTGCGGCGCAAGCTGCCGTTCTTCGGCTCGTTCCAGTGGCGCGACCGCGATCGCCTGCTGTACGTTCCGCTGGAAATGGGCAAGCCCAGTCACGTGTTCTACGAGTACGACGCGCGTACGGACGCGTCGCGTGCGCTGACCGACCCCACGACGACGCCGTTCAAGATTGCCAACGGCGACTGGGCTGTCTCACCCGACGGCACGAAGGTCGTGTTCCTGAACGCCAAAGACTCCAATCTATGGCTCTGGGACTTGGCGCCGTAG
- a CDS encoding DUF58 domain-containing protein, whose translation MKINIKPFLLFGFLLGAALATGRDLFYQLSYLMGALLFLTFAWVWISVRWVDIERIERAHRTQVGRVHEERIVLRNRGRLPKLWLEVRDHSDLPNHLAGRVVDFLPGGAERSWLVRTVCQQRGRFTLGPITLRSADPFGIFENERPVDIVEHLVVWPQTVDLPSFSPPIGRLTGGEALQRRTHHVTANVSGVRDYYPGDSFNRIHWRSTARHNRLIVKEFELDPSADIWIFLDMEQTAHVGKPAPAAGEEETEFLPLWVSRTDAFRIEPTTEEYSIVVAASIAKHFLARRKSVGLITYGQRREVVMADRGERQLNKILEELAVVRAVGRIPLAQVLATEGQTFGRNVTVVVITPSIFTDWLSIMRDMARRSLQPVAALLDARSFGGTQSSEKVQAGLISANVPIYTVKKDEDLAVAFSQALEPGGRYRAA comes from the coding sequence ATGAAGATCAACATCAAGCCTTTCCTGCTGTTCGGCTTCCTGCTCGGCGCCGCGCTGGCCACCGGGCGCGACCTGTTCTACCAGTTGTCGTACCTGATGGGCGCGCTGTTGTTCCTGACGTTTGCCTGGGTCTGGATCAGCGTGCGCTGGGTCGATATCGAGCGCATCGAGCGGGCGCATCGCACGCAGGTGGGCCGCGTGCACGAGGAGCGCATCGTCTTGCGCAACCGGGGCCGCCTGCCGAAGCTGTGGCTGGAAGTGCGCGACCATTCCGACCTGCCGAATCACCTGGCCGGGCGCGTAGTGGACTTCCTGCCGGGCGGCGCGGAGCGCTCGTGGCTGGTGCGCACGGTCTGCCAGCAGCGCGGCCGGTTCACGCTCGGCCCGATCACCCTGCGCAGCGCGGACCCGTTCGGCATCTTCGAGAACGAGCGCCCGGTCGACATTGTCGAGCACCTGGTCGTCTGGCCGCAGACGGTCGACCTGCCGTCGTTCTCGCCGCCGATTGGCCGCCTGACGGGCGGCGAGGCGCTGCAGCGCCGCACGCACCACGTCACCGCGAACGTCTCCGGCGTTCGCGACTACTATCCCGGCGACTCATTCAACCGCATTCACTGGCGCTCGACGGCGCGCCACAATCGGCTGATCGTCAAGGAGTTCGAGTTGGATCCGAGCGCCGACATCTGGATCTTCCTCGACATGGAGCAGACGGCGCACGTGGGCAAGCCCGCGCCGGCCGCCGGCGAAGAAGAGACCGAATTTCTGCCGCTCTGGGTGTCGCGCACCGATGCGTTCCGCATCGAGCCGACGACCGAGGAGTACAGTATCGTCGTCGCCGCCTCGATTGCGAAACACTTCCTGGCGCGCCGCAAGTCGGTCGGGCTGATTACCTACGGCCAGCGCCGCGAGGTGGTGATGGCCGACCGCGGCGAGCGCCAGTTAAACAAGATCCTGGAAGAGCTGGCGGTGGTGCGCGCCGTGGGGCGCATCCCGCTGGCGCAGGTGCTGGCCACCGAAGGGCAGACGTTCGGGCGCAACGTGACCGTGGTGGTCATCACGCCGTCGATCTTCACCGACTGGCTCAGCATCATGCGCGACATGGCGCGCCGCAGCCTGCAGCCGGTCGCCGCGCTGCTGGATGCCCGGTCGTTTGGCGGCACGCAATCGAGCGAGAAGGTGCAGGCCGGCCTGATCAGCGCCAACGTACCCATCTACACTGTCAAGAAAGACGAGGATTTGGCGGTCGCGTTCAGCCAGGCGCTCGAGCCAGGCGGGCGTTACCGGGCCGCCTGA
- a CDS encoding MoxR family ATPase, whose protein sequence is MQDVQQIANRIIDNVERVIVGKRAEVSLALVSLLCKGHVLIEDVPGVGKTMLAKAFARSIGCSFKRIQFTPDLLPSDVTGISVFNQQSREFEFRPGPIMAQIVLTDEINRATPKTQSALLESMEERQVTVDGVTYPMPEPFLVLATQNPIEYEGTFPLPEAQLDRFLIRLSLGYPGAAEEIAVLDAQQRVHPIDALGQAVAVDELLSAQKQIREVYLDQQIKEYLVNIVIATRKHADIYLGASPRGSLALYRTAQGRAAINGRDFVIPDDIKALAIATLAHRMIISPAARLKNVVSAQVVQEIIDSVPVPGARVKPKS, encoded by the coding sequence ATACAGGACGTTCAGCAGATTGCCAACCGGATCATCGACAATGTCGAGCGCGTGATCGTGGGCAAGCGTGCCGAGGTGAGCCTGGCGCTCGTCTCGCTGCTCTGCAAGGGCCACGTGCTGATCGAGGACGTGCCGGGCGTCGGCAAGACGATGCTCGCCAAAGCGTTTGCGCGCTCGATCGGCTGTTCTTTCAAGCGCATCCAGTTCACGCCCGACCTGCTGCCGAGCGACGTGACCGGCATTTCGGTGTTCAACCAGCAGTCGCGCGAGTTCGAGTTCCGGCCCGGCCCGATCATGGCACAGATCGTGCTGACCGACGAGATTAACCGCGCCACGCCGAAGACGCAATCGGCCTTGCTGGAAAGCATGGAAGAGCGCCAGGTGACGGTGGATGGCGTCACCTACCCCATGCCGGAGCCGTTCCTCGTGCTGGCGACGCAGAACCCGATCGAGTATGAGGGCACCTTCCCGCTGCCCGAAGCGCAGTTGGATCGCTTCCTCATTCGCCTGAGCTTGGGCTATCCCGGCGCGGCTGAAGAGATTGCGGTGCTCGACGCCCAGCAGCGGGTGCACCCGATCGACGCACTGGGGCAGGCGGTCGCCGTGGATGAACTGTTGAGCGCGCAGAAGCAGATTCGCGAAGTCTACCTCGACCAGCAGATCAAAGAATACCTGGTCAACATCGTCATCGCCACCCGCAAGCACGCCGACATCTATCTCGGCGCGAGCCCGCGCGGATCGCTGGCGCTGTACCGCACGGCGCAGGGGCGCGCGGCGATCAACGGGCGCGACTTTGTCATCCCCGACGACATCAAGGCGCTGGCGATTGCCACGCTGGCGCACCGCATGATCATCAGCCCGGCGGCGCGCCTGAAGAATGTTGTGTCGGCGCAGGTCGTGCAGGAGATCATCGACAGCGTGCCGGTGCCCGGCGCGCGGGTCAAGCCCAAGTCGTAA
- a CDS encoding GNAT family N-acetyltransferase — translation MELQLARAADLAPCAEMDSSYDTDFVWQVQTQIEDERIETLVQRTRLPRTVTVHNYPDIRMLREHWELHDCFLVARHQGHLLGWIDLTHDKTENAGWIHGIVVERRFRRRGVGRALLKAARIWAEQRSVRVLMLEAQPKNHPAINLYLQSGFVFCGYNDQYYADEGIALFFACSLR, via the coding sequence ATGGAACTTCAACTCGCCCGCGCGGCCGATCTGGCACCGTGCGCGGAAATGGATTCGTCGTACGACACGGATTTTGTCTGGCAGGTACAGACACAGATCGAGGACGAGCGGATCGAGACGCTCGTCCAGCGCACGCGCCTGCCGCGCACCGTCACCGTGCACAATTACCCGGATATACGCATGCTGCGCGAGCACTGGGAACTGCACGACTGCTTCCTGGTGGCGCGCCACCAGGGGCATCTGCTCGGCTGGATCGATCTGACGCACGACAAAACGGAGAACGCCGGCTGGATTCACGGGATCGTGGTGGAGCGGCGTTTCCGGCGGCGCGGTGTGGGGCGCGCGCTGTTGAAGGCGGCGCGCATCTGGGCCGAGCAGCGTTCGGTGCGGGTACTGATGCTGGAAGCGCAGCCGAAGAATCACCCGGCAATCAACCTTTACCTCCAGTCCGGCTTTGTCTTCTGCGGTTACAACGATCAGTACTACGCGGACGAGGGCATCGCGTTGTTCTTCGCCTGCTCGTTGCGATAA
- a CDS encoding class I SAM-dependent methyltransferase codes for MISPPHFDWHDPARVQEWLGDRLRGGNRTRVEQLEIVLELLAALQPDEHRILDLGCGDGLVDELFLSRFPRAYVVGIDSSAPMLDAARARLSPYHGRFTLRVADLRQTHELQLDGGPFDAVFGVQSVHHLSGVEKQQLFQWVGRATRDGGLLVLADRVKMDSAALFPFHQQLWDRLQRRDGTPRGTEGYDFATHLARCELRGDLPDTLDDQLAWMRAAGFGEVDIFYRQVERAVFGGLKQPARRETPALPPLHAAAEMRGI; via the coding sequence GTGATAAGCCCGCCCCATTTTGACTGGCATGACCCGGCCCGGGTGCAGGAATGGCTCGGCGACCGGCTGCGCGGCGGCAACCGCACGCGCGTCGAACAGTTGGAAATCGTGCTGGAACTGCTGGCCGCGCTGCAACCCGACGAGCACCGCATCCTCGATCTCGGATGCGGCGACGGGCTGGTGGACGAGCTGTTCCTGTCGCGCTTTCCGCGCGCGTACGTCGTCGGCATCGACTCGTCGGCGCCGATGCTGGACGCCGCGCGGGCGCGCCTGTCGCCGTACCACGGCCGCTTCACGCTGCGCGTCGCCGACCTGCGGCAGACCCACGAGCTGCAGCTTGACGGCGGCCCGTTCGATGCCGTGTTCGGCGTTCAGTCCGTGCATCACCTGAGCGGCGTTGAGAAGCAGCAACTGTTTCAGTGGGTCGGGCGCGCGACGCGCGACGGCGGACTGCTTGTGCTGGCCGATCGCGTGAAGATGGATTCGGCGGCGCTGTTCCCGTTCCACCAGCAGTTGTGGGATCGCTTGCAGCGGCGCGACGGCACGCCGCGCGGGACCGAGGGCTACGACTTTGCGACCCACCTGGCGCGCTGCGAGCTGCGCGGCGACCTGCCCGACACGCTGGACGACCAGTTGGCGTGGATGCGCGCGGCCGGCTTCGGCGAGGTGGACATCTTCTACCGGCAGGTGGAGCGCGCGGTATTCGGCGGCCTCAAGCAGCCGGCCCGCCGCGAAACGCCGGCGCTGCCGCCGCTGCATGCAGCGGCGGAGATGCGCGGTATTTGA
- a CDS encoding ThiF family adenylyltransferase, with translation MSNSASRYQRQIIFPGVGADGQQKLLASKAVVVGCGALGSSIANLLARAGVGHLVITDRDFVELTNLQRQVLFEEEDVRRALPKAVAAAERLRRINSEIRIEGIVADVNNENIESLIAGADVVLDGTDNFETRYLINDACVKHGIRWVYGGGIAGHGMTLTIRPGESACLRCLYRKPPRPGSLPTCDTAGVVSPIIQVVAGWQVAEAMKLLTGKGKLNDGLMHFDVWENQMEQFKVQRHPDCPTCGQRQFDYLDARVGTVATSLCGRNAVQVRVQGHAPIALSALAQKLAPTVSNVVSNEYMLRFTAGDYELSVFPDARAIIKGTDDESVAKTLYARYIGS, from the coding sequence ATGTCCAACTCTGCGAGCCGCTACCAGCGGCAGATCATCTTCCCGGGTGTCGGCGCCGACGGGCAGCAGAAACTGCTGGCGTCCAAAGCGGTCGTCGTCGGCTGCGGCGCGCTCGGCAGTTCGATCGCGAACTTGCTGGCGCGCGCGGGCGTGGGCCACCTGGTCATCACCGACCGCGACTTCGTGGAGCTCACGAACCTGCAGCGGCAGGTGCTGTTCGAGGAGGAGGACGTGCGGCGCGCCCTTCCGAAGGCGGTCGCGGCGGCCGAGCGCCTGCGGCGCATCAACTCGGAGATCCGCATCGAGGGCATCGTCGCCGACGTCAACAACGAGAACATCGAATCGCTGATCGCGGGCGCCGACGTGGTGCTGGACGGCACCGACAACTTCGAGACGCGCTACCTGATCAACGACGCCTGCGTCAAGCACGGCATCCGCTGGGTGTACGGCGGCGGCATCGCCGGCCACGGCATGACGCTGACGATCCGCCCGGGCGAGAGCGCCTGCCTGCGCTGCCTGTACCGCAAGCCGCCGCGCCCCGGCTCGCTGCCGACCTGCGACACGGCCGGCGTCGTGTCGCCGATCATCCAGGTCGTCGCCGGCTGGCAGGTTGCCGAGGCGATGAAACTGCTGACCGGCAAGGGCAAGCTGAACGACGGCTTGATGCACTTCGACGTCTGGGAGAATCAGATGGAGCAGTTCAAGGTGCAGCGGCACCCGGACTGCCCGACCTGCGGCCAGCGCCAGTTCGACTACCTCGACGCGCGCGTGGGGACCGTGGCGACATCGCTGTGCGGGCGCAACGCCGTGCAGGTGCGCGTGCAGGGCCACGCGCCGATCGCGCTCAGCGCGCTGGCGCAGAAGCTCGCGCCGACCGTCTCGAACGTCGTCTCGAACGAGTACATGCTGCGGTTCACTGCCGGCGACTACGAGTTAAGCGTCTTCCCCGACGCCCGCGCCATCATCAAGGGCACCGATGACGAGAGCGTGGCGAAGACGCTGTACGCAAGATATATTGGGAGCTAA